The genomic window ATTGATCAAGCGATGCAATGGGTTGATGATGATTGCATTTATGAAGATGTCAACTTTTCTAAGACATTTCAAGGTAAAAAAGCTGTTAAAAGTCTCTTTCAAGAATCCTGTGATAATGTTCCCGATGATTTTAGATTTGTTGTTGATGAAATTACCACAGGAGATCCCTTAAAAGTTGGGGTTTTATGGCACGTTGAACTAGATAACATTCCTATTCCCAATGGGAGAGGGGTTAGTTTTTATCGAATCTCAGAAACCACAGGAAAACTTATTTTTGCTAGGGATATTGTTGAACCTCCCCTCAAACCGGGTAAACTATCTTTTATAATCATTCGTTTAGTCACTCCTTTAATTAGAACCATTTTGAAACAAGATTCTAACCCCCCTGAAACACAATTAATATTATCAAAAGTATTATGGTTTCTCGCAGGAACTTATATTTATATTTTACTGTGTTCCTCTCCTAATTTTATTTTACCAGGGGAACCGGTTTGGGCTGTGCAACCAGAAACCATTAAAGAAGTTATCAGCGAATCCATTAATTTTTTCTTCGTGTTACCGATTCTAAATATGTTAGGAATTTCTGTTATGAAATCTCCTGTGATCCATCCTGCGATCGAAGCACAATTTAACTTTGCTGAAGCTTGGATCTTTATGTTTCTGCCTTTATTATTAGCCGATAAACGGGTCAGAGATTTCCCAAAAGTTGCCCTTTGGAGTGTGGCAATGTTTCTTACCAATGTTTTTCTATTACCTTATATGGCTTTACGATTTAAACAACCTACTTTAGAAAAAATAGAAGAACCAAATAAAGGACTTTTAGAACGGATTTTTGGATGGACAGGGTTAATGGTTGGAATTATTGCCATTGTTTGGTTATTGATAGGAAGATCAGAGTTTGGAGATTTGAGCCAAAGAATAGACTATTTTATGATGCAATTACAAAGTAGTCGTGTGGTCATTGCTTTTGCGGTGGATATCTTTTTATTTGCTATTTTTCAAATAATCTTAATGGGTGCGGTTATTCCTCCTAAAAATTCACAACGTTTTTTAAGGTTTATTCCTTTCTTTGGTCTTGCTTTTTGGTTAATTCTGTAACAGTGACCAGTGATTACAAATCATACAGCATACTGTTTTAATTCATCTAAAGAAACCGCTTCTAATGCTCTGATATGAGTTGCTTCTAAAATGACAGGAGGTGCAACCCCTGCCTCTTTTGCCTCTTGCCAACGGGAGACACATAAACACCAGCGATCGCCTGATTTTAAACCAGGAAAATTGTAAGCCGAGATAGGGGTACTGAGATCATTTCCTTGTTCTTTGGTAAAGGTTAAAAATTCATCGGTAACTTGAGCGCATACCACATGAACCCCAAAATCTTGTCCTCCGGTGCGACAATAACCATCACGATAATAACCCGTCATTGGGTCACCACAACACAGTTGTAAATCGGTTCCTAATACATTTTTTGCATCTATCATTGCTTAATTTTCCTATTATTATCTTGCAGTTAGGAGCAATCGAAATATTGTTTAAGTTATAGCGATCGCTCCTTAAATTGATATTTAACTCACGTCTACATATTCACACAGGGTTTTAGGATTAGGAAACTCATTGCCTTCTGCTTGTAAGCTGTTGAGATGAGCAGAAATAGAAGCATAAATCGATTTTTTTACCTCTTCTACGGTGTTCCCTACGGCAGAACATTCCGGTAAATCAGGAACATAAGCACCATAATGAAATCTTCCCTTTTCAATAATTACTGCGTAACGCATGAGCCGTCCTCTTTCTTTTTATTTTTCTTACCTCAATGTTAATACAGCTTTTCTGAGCCATCAGAAGCATAACTTAAATTTAACGAGTATTGAGTAACGGCTAATTACCAACAGTATTTATGACTTCAGAAGATTAAAATTTCTATTATAATGCTTATCAAATTGTTAATATTTATTTAACAAAGAATTTTTTAGGCTTCTGCCATTATTTCAATGGGAATTAAAAGGGGTTTAGCATTGTTGGGTTCAATGGTAAATAATACCCGATTCATCCCAGAAGGACAACACAAGGGATCATCGTTATCATAGCGTTTATATTCTACAAATAAACTCGAAGGACTGGTTAAGAAAATCCTTGCCATATCGCCATCGGTTCGAGAGTTCATCGGTTGAGGGGATAGAGTTCCTGCAAATTGTTCTCCGACAAAGACAAATGCTTGGTAACCTAAAGGACGACACATTCCGTCTACTCCACTCATAGCGGTTATAACAATGGTTTCATCATAGGTTTGTCTTGGACCAAAGAGTTCCCAACCTGCTCTAATAATAGCCCTTTCTTGGGGGGTTTTTGCTTCTCTTAATTGGTCTTTACATCTATCAACACTGGGAAGTTCAGCATCTATTTTTGGTGCATTAGGAATCATCTGTCCTATATCATTCCAATTACTTAGTTGATCATCTAACCATATTTTTGTTCTTTCCTTAACTGCTTTTTTACTAATAATTTCAATCAGTGACCATTGAAGACTACTACTATCAGCAGGAGGATTTAATTTTTTTTTTTTTGAGAAATTCTTAGCTCATAAAAATACCCTGGTTCGTAGTCAAACCCTTCAATTGAACTATAGAAAAATGTCCAGTTATCTTCTAAATTTTCTTTAATTTGCAAGCATTGTTGAGGTGCGACCCCAATACAATCTACGGTTTCAGGGCTAATATAAACTGTTTTTTCTACAGTTTTATTATTGTTATTATTGATGTTCTTGAAGGTTAAAATACCAATTTCTTTTTGTTTGATGTAAGCGATTTGTAATTGTCCTTTTGCATTAATACTGTAAATTTTTGCTCCTTCTAATGCTCCTAAAAATAGCATTTCTTGGTTCATGATTTCTTCAGTACAAGCTTTACGAGTTGCAGCAATTAAGCCTACTTTGATGGCATTGTCTTGAATAGCATATCCTGCGGTATAACGGTTACAACTTCCACTTCCTGAAACGGTATCTTTCTCAAAAGCAATGGTAGAGTTTTCTTTACCTAAAGTTTGATTTTCAGTCCAATCAATTAATTGCCATTCTGTTCCTATTAAGGGATTTCTCTTTTGATTCTGTTCTTGATTTTCTGTTGGGTTGACTGGGTTTTCGTTGGCGATCGCAGCATTAAATTGATGCAAAGGAACTAGGGAAACTGAGAGAAGGATCATCCCTTGAATAATTTTTTTTAGCCCATACTTATTCATCATTTTTGTACTGAAAGTCTTGTAAATCAGTTAATTACTTAAGTTTTTCTCATTATAACAAACTTTTCTAGACTCATATCTTGCACCTTCGATTAAATTAGCTAGTTTGCAAGGGTTCAGCTATCACCTATCAGCCATCAGCAGTCAGCTATATTCTGATAACACTGAACGCTGAGTGCGGACGACTTCCGTTATTAAGTTTATTTGTTCTAGTTCAAGATTTTAGTAGACTCGATGAAAATTAATTGCTGATAGGATAAACCAACTCATTAGGTTAAATTTTTCTCATTTAAAAAATCTTCAACAACTTTATTGACTGATTGTCTTTCATGATCAACCAGATAGTTAAGTTGCTGCATTTCTTGAGAAGAAATTTGTCCTGATAATTGTTGTATTATTGGACTGAGATTGGGATGTTCTTTTAATGTTTCTTGATTAAATACGGGAACAGCCTCGTAGGGAGGAAAATAATTTTTATTATCTTTTAACATATATAAATCAAGAACACTAATCAATCCATCCGTTGAATTCCCAGCGACTAAATCGACATTTTTTTCTGCTAAAGCACGATACATCAATCCTAATTCCATCGTCTTTGGTTGCTGAGCAAATTGTAAATCATAGGTCTTAGACAGTCCAGAATAGCCATCTTCTCTGGCTAAAAATTCGTAACTAAATCCTGCTGTCCATTCGGGGGTATATTGTGCAACATCTGAAATTGTTTCAATATTATATTGCTTAGCATCTTCTCCTCTAATTAAAATAGCATAAGTATTTTCAAATCCTAGAGATGGCATTACTTCTAACTTAAATTCTTCATTATAAACTTCTTTGATTTCTCCGTAAACAAGATTGGGATTACTAACAGGTTTCCGTTCCAAAATAGCAGTAAAAGCTGTTCCCGTATATTCAACATAACCATCTATCTCTTGTGCTTTAACAGCTTCGTGACAGATAAAAGTTCCCCCTAAATTAAAGCGACGATCTACTGTCAAATTACTATTATTTTCAATTTGCTGTGCTATCATTTCTCCTAAAATAATTTGTTCAGTGAAGTTTTTTGAGCCAATAACAATCTGTTTTTGAGGTTTATTGATTAAACTGAAAACAATAAATATTAATGACACAAATGCAAATAAAAATATAAAAACTTTTTGTTTATTTTTTTTCTTTTTTGTATCTGTTTGGGTCAAATTATTCTCTAACCAACCCAGTCCCCAATCCACTAATAAAGCAATGATGGCTGAGGGGATAGCACCCGCTAAAATCATCGTATTATCGACTGTCGAAAGTCCTCTAAAAATAAATACACCTAACCCTCCTCCTCCGATGGCTGCTGCAATAGTAGCAATTCCAACACAAATGACAGCAGCAATTCTTACCCCTCCTAAAATCACTTTTAATGCTAGAGGTAATTCAATTAAAAACAAAATTTTCAAAGGGGTTAATCCTAAGGATTTTCCTGCTTCTTTGACTCCTTTTCTAATTTGAGTAATACCGATATAAGTATTTTTGATAATCGGCAGTAAAGCGTATAAAATTAAAGCAATAATAGCTGGTCGTTTTCCAATTCCTCCTAAAAAGGGAACGGTAATCAAAAAACCAAATAAGGCCAAACTCGGAATAGTTTGTACTGCATTGGTTACTAACAAAATAGGATTAGCTAATTTGGGATAGCGACTCATGATAATACCTAAAGGAATACCCATACCAGTGGCTACTATCATGGCAATTAATACTAATGTTATATGTTCTCCTGTTCGTAATAAGATAACTGATGTGGGAGGTATTGACAGTAACAAATTCATTTATTCACCTAATGATTAATTTTCCTAAAAGACTATAACTCTTAGGAAAAATGCTGAAAGCTTTTATCTAAACTTAATGCTTCCTCTTGGTTTCCATCTATTAATATCACCGATTTTTTTTCAATAATTTTGCCAATGATTTTCCCTTCTTGTCCTATGGTTTTCACCAGTTTTTGTCCCATCTCTTCTGCTAAACATAATACTAATTCAAAATCTTCTCCTCCATATAACACCCAGTTCAAAGCTTGCGCTGAACTAAACCACTGTGATAACATAGATACACATGGTAGTTGGGATAACTGTATCTGTGCGCCGACTTCACTCATAGCACAAATCTGCATAATAGCATCCCCTAACCCATCACTACTATCCATCCCTGTAATCGTGTGAGTCTCCATAATCTCCCAAAGATGGGGCAGCAAGTCTAAACGGGGTTTAGGGTATTGATGAGCCTTAATCAGCCTATCACGGATGTCTTGACCTAGATTGTTGGCTAAACTAGGATTAAGTAACAATTCTAATCCACCCCGTGACATTCCATGATACCCGGTGGTAACAATAACATCTCCCGGTTGAGCCGTAGAACGTTTAATAATGCGATTAGGATAAACTTCACCTAAAGCTGTGATACTAACGCTTGTCACTTCAGAGCGACAAATATCCCCCCCCACAATCGGTGTGTTATATTCTGCTAAAAGATGACTCATTCCTTGGTATAAATGTTCTACCCAATCCACAGAGAGGTGTCCAGGTACAGCTAACCCAACGGTAACGCCCAAAGGACTAGCCCCCATTGCTGCGAGATCGGATAAATTAGCAGCGATCGCACGCCAACCCACAGACTCAGGTGGGGTTGTGGTTTGGCTAAAGTGTATCCCATCCACCAACACATCAGTTGTTACTACTAGCTTTTGCTGAGGATTAATGGATAATACGGCAGCATCATCCCCAATTATATCATGGGGACAAAAAGACTTGAGTTTTTTTAGGAGTCCTTGTTCCCCAATATCCTTAACTTTCATCGTTTATTGCGTAAAGTTGGGTTAAACAGTTCACTAATGCCTTCTCCGATAAAAGATAATCCCACAACCATCGATGTCATGGCCATTCCAGGGAATAAAGTTGTCCACCAAATACCGGTTGATAAGTCAGGTAATGCTTCTTTGAGATCATGACCCCATTCTGGAACTTCTTCGGGTAATCCTAATCCCAAAAATCCTAAACCACCTAATACTAAAATAGCATCGGCTGCGTTCAAGGTAAAGACCACAGGAACACTTTGAATAACATTCAAAAATAAATAGCGAGACAAAACACGGGTAGGGGTTGCTCCCATGGCTTTTGCTGCTTCGATAAATAACTCATTTTTCACACTGGTGGTATGGTTACGAACAATTCGATAATATTGAGGAATGTAGGCAATACTAACCGCAATGGCTACATTTAAAATTCCTCGCCCCAAAATAAACGCTAAAGTGACGGACAATAATAGACCTGGGATTGTATAAATAGTATCCATAAAAAATAGAAGTATTTTATCAACTTTGCCGCCTAAATATCCACTCACTAAACCAAGGGGTACACCAATTGCCATAGATAAAAACGTTGCTAAAAAAACAACTTTTAAAGCAGCTTGTGACCCCAAAAGTGTACGAGAAAAGACATCGTATCCTCGAACATTTGTGCCGAACCAATGACGTAAACTAGGAGACTCTCCAGGAATATTACTGAGTAAGTCTGTGGGATCTTGTAGAAAGCCAATTCCTTGTAAAATAGGCGCAAATAAAGCAATAAATAACCAAAATAATGTAATCAATATACCAAGATACATTAATTTTTGAGCAAGACTCAAATGAGAAAAACGCCCTAATGGAAATTTTGATGTTACCATAAGCTAATTATTTTCAAGCAATAGATACGAGGAAATTGTAACCCATTATGACAAAATGCAGAACCATTCTATCGTCACTTTATTTTATTCTGGTATAATCTAGATTGTTCGTTATTCAATATTCAAAGTTAACTGTAATTAAGATAGAAACAATCATTTATGTCTTCACCCTTTACTGTTGTAATTACAACAACATCAAAAAAAGAAGATGCCAATCAAATTGCCAAAACTTTGTTAGAAAAAAAACTAGCAGGTTGTATTCAAATTCTTGGGCCTATAAGTAGTCATTATTATTGGAAAAATGAACTATGTATCGATGAAGAATGGATTTGTTTAATTAAAAGTAGCCAAAACAATTATCAAACTCTAGAAAAGGCGATTCAAGACATTCATCCTTATGATGTTCCTGAAATTATTAGTTTACCCATTGTAGAAGGAAGTCAAGGTTATCTGAGTTGGTTAAATCAGCAACTTAAATAATAGTTATTTTTATGGTCATTTCTAAACCAAATCAGCAATTAAATATTTCTCTGATTGTTAGTGATTTATCCAGTAAAGGTGCAGGGCGTTGGGGTGGGGCAATTCGACCTTTTTTATTAGCACAAGCTTTACAAAAATTAGGTCATACTGTTAAAATTTTTGGCATTGCTTATGAAGAAAATGGATTATCAGAATTACCCCGAGAATTCCCCATTGTGTCTATTCCTTGTCCCTATTATGCAGGGTTTGGAGGAACTTGGCGATCGCTGAAACAATTATTACCCAAAATTGACGGAGATATCCTCTACGCTGTCAAATTAAAACCCAGTAGCTATGGTATTGCTTTACTTAAAAAATATATCAGTCATCGTCCTTTAATCGTGGATATTGATGATTGGGAAATGAGTTGGTTTGGAGGAGATGATTGGCGATACAATTTTACTGTCAAAGGGTTTATTGAGGATTTATTTAAAGGAAATGCACCCTTGCAACATCCTGATCATCCTTTCTATTTACAACGGATAGAAACATTAGTTTCTCTAGCGGATCAAATTACCCTACACACCCAATTTATTCAACAACGGTTTGGAGGAACTTATATCCCTAATGGCAAGGACACAGATTTATTTGATCCCCAAAAATATGATCCCCAAAAAAGCCGTAAAAAATACAATTTAGACAACTATAAAATTTTAATGTTTCCTGGCGCACCTCGGCCTTATAAGGGGGTAGAAGATATTTTGATCGCCTTAGAAAAACTCAATAATCCTGAGTTAAAATTAGTGATTGTTGGCGGTAGTCCTTATGATAATTATGATAAAAAGCTACAAGAAACCTGGGGAAACTGGTTAATTCAACTACCAAAATCCCCTGTTGAGGCGATGCCAGAAATTGTTGCTGCTGCTCATTTAGTGGTGGTTCCCCAACAAGATACACCAGCAACCAAAGCCCAATTTCCCTTAAAATTAACCGATGGGATGGCTATGGCCAAGCCAATTTTAGCGACTAGCGTTGGGGATATTCCTGAGATTTTAGGGGATACTGGTTACTTAGTTGATCCGAGTTCCCCTGAACAGTTAGCCAATCAAATTGACTGGATTTTTAGTCATTTAGAAGAAGCAGAAGCACAAGGACAAAAAGCGAGAGAAAGGTGTATTAAAGCATACAGTTTACAATCAATGGCCACAATTTTATCTCAAATTCTAGAACCGTTTTGTGGAAGTGGTGATTGATGAAAAATTGTGTGGTGTGAGGGTCATTCTTAAAAAGAGAGGAAATTAGTAAGCACCTGT from Crocosphaera subtropica ATCC 51142 includes these protein-coding regions:
- a CDS encoding nuclear transport factor 2 family protein, yielding MMEKTAKNIIELIYQAINNREIDQAMQWVDDDCIYEDVNFSKTFQGKKAVKSLFQESCDNVPDDFRFVVDEITTGDPLKVGVLWHVELDNIPIPNGRGVSFYRISETTGKLIFARDIVEPPLKPGKLSFIIIRLVTPLIRTILKQDSNPPETQLILSKVLWFLAGTYIYILLCSSPNFILPGEPVWAVQPETIKEVISESINFFFVLPILNMLGISVMKSPVIHPAIEAQFNFAEAWIFMFLPLLLADKRVRDFPKVALWSVAMFLTNVFLLPYMALRFKQPTLEKIEEPNKGLLERIFGWTGLMVGIIAIVWLLIGRSEFGDLSQRIDYFMMQLQSSRVVIAFAVDIFLFAIFQIILMGAVIPPKNSQRFLRFIPFFGLAFWLIL
- a CDS encoding DUF2237 family protein, with protein sequence MIDAKNVLGTDLQLCCGDPMTGYYRDGYCRTGGQDFGVHVVCAQVTDEFLTFTKEQGNDLSTPISAYNFPGLKSGDRWCLCVSRWQEAKEAGVAPPVILEATHIRALEAVSLDELKQYAV
- a CDS encoding type II toxin-antitoxin system HicB family antitoxin, whose translation is MRYAVIIEKGRFHYGAYVPDLPECSAVGNTVEEVKKSIYASISAHLNSLQAEGNEFPNPKTLCEYVDVS
- a CDS encoding LppP/LprE family lipoprotein, with product MIPNAPKIDAELPSVDRCKDQLREAKTPQERAIIRAGWELFGPRQTYDETIVITAMSGVDGMCRPLGYQAFVFVGEQFAGTLSPQPMNSRTDGDMARIFLTSPSSLFVEYKRYDNDDPLCCPSGMNRVLFTIEPNNAKPLLIPIEIMAEA
- a CDS encoding META and DUF4377 domain-containing protein, which encodes MMNKYGLKKIIQGMILLSVSLVPLHQFNAAIANENPVNPTENQEQNQKRNPLIGTEWQLIDWTENQTLGKENSTIAFEKDTVSGSGSCNRYTAGYAIQDNAIKVGLIAATRKACTEEIMNQEMLFLGALEGAKIYSINAKGQLQIAYIKQKEIGILTFKNINNNNNKTVEKTVYISPETVDCIGVAPQQCLQIKENLEDNWTFFYSSIEGFDYEPGYFYELRISQKKKN
- a CDS encoding glycine betaine ABC transporter substrate-binding protein; this translates as MNLLLSIPPTSVILLRTGEHITLVLIAMIVATGMGIPLGIIMSRYPKLANPILLVTNAVQTIPSLALFGFLITVPFLGGIGKRPAIIALILYALLPIIKNTYIGITQIRKGVKEAGKSLGLTPLKILFLIELPLALKVILGGVRIAAVICVGIATIAAAIGGGGLGVFIFRGLSTVDNTMILAGAIPSAIIALLVDWGLGWLENNLTQTDTKKKKNKQKVFIFLFAFVSLIFIVFSLINKPQKQIVIGSKNFTEQIILGEMIAQQIENNSNLTVDRRFNLGGTFICHEAVKAQEIDGYVEYTGTAFTAILERKPVSNPNLVYGEIKEVYNEEFKLEVMPSLGFENTYAILIRGEDAKQYNIETISDVAQYTPEWTAGFSYEFLAREDGYSGLSKTYDLQFAQQPKTMELGLMYRALAEKNVDLVAGNSTDGLISVLDLYMLKDNKNYFPPYEAVPVFNQETLKEHPNLSPIIQQLSGQISSQEMQQLNYLVDHERQSVNKVVEDFLNEKNLT
- the thiL gene encoding thiamine-phosphate kinase produces the protein MKVKDIGEQGLLKKLKSFCPHDIIGDDAAVLSINPQQKLVVTTDVLVDGIHFSQTTTPPESVGWRAIAANLSDLAAMGASPLGVTVGLAVPGHLSVDWVEHLYQGMSHLLAEYNTPIVGGDICRSEVTSVSITALGEVYPNRIIKRSTAQPGDVIVTTGYHGMSRGGLELLLNPSLANNLGQDIRDRLIKAHQYPKPRLDLLPHLWEIMETHTITGMDSSDGLGDAIMQICAMSEVGAQIQLSQLPCVSMLSQWFSSAQALNWVLYGGEDFELVLCLAEEMGQKLVKTIGQEGKIIGKIIEKKSVILIDGNQEEALSLDKSFQHFS
- a CDS encoding ABC transporter permease, with the protein product MYLGILITLFWLFIALFAPILQGIGFLQDPTDLLSNIPGESPSLRHWFGTNVRGYDVFSRTLLGSQAALKVVFLATFLSMAIGVPLGLVSGYLGGKVDKILLFFMDTIYTIPGLLLSVTLAFILGRGILNVAIAVSIAYIPQYYRIVRNHTTSVKNELFIEAAKAMGATPTRVLSRYLFLNVIQSVPVVFTLNAADAILVLGGLGFLGLGLPEEVPEWGHDLKEALPDLSTGIWWTTLFPGMAMTSMVVGLSFIGEGISELFNPTLRNKR
- the cutA gene encoding divalent-cation tolerance protein CutA; translation: MSSPFTVVITTTSKKEDANQIAKTLLEKKLAGCIQILGPISSHYYWKNELCIDEEWICLIKSSQNNYQTLEKAIQDIHPYDVPEIISLPIVEGSQGYLSWLNQQLK
- a CDS encoding glycosyltransferase family 4 protein — its product is MVISKPNQQLNISLIVSDLSSKGAGRWGGAIRPFLLAQALQKLGHTVKIFGIAYEENGLSELPREFPIVSIPCPYYAGFGGTWRSLKQLLPKIDGDILYAVKLKPSSYGIALLKKYISHRPLIVDIDDWEMSWFGGDDWRYNFTVKGFIEDLFKGNAPLQHPDHPFYLQRIETLVSLADQITLHTQFIQQRFGGTYIPNGKDTDLFDPQKYDPQKSRKKYNLDNYKILMFPGAPRPYKGVEDILIALEKLNNPELKLVIVGGSPYDNYDKKLQETWGNWLIQLPKSPVEAMPEIVAAAHLVVVPQQDTPATKAQFPLKLTDGMAMAKPILATSVGDIPEILGDTGYLVDPSSPEQLANQIDWIFSHLEEAEAQGQKARERCIKAYSLQSMATILSQILEPFCGSGD